CCCCCCACCATGACCCATGTCCCTGAGGTGTTCAGGATCTCACTGGCGAAACCTGGCTCACAGCACTGGACCCCGTAGGTGTAGGGTGGATGGTCAGGGCCCAGAGGAGCTGTCCACATCAGGATGACAGAGCTCATGGTGTGGTCCTGTGTCCCCTGGTCTGTCACCGGATTGGGCACTAAGAGACGGGACACGGTCAGCATTTCCAAATCCCTGAGTACCTGCACCACACCGGGACAGACCTGGGTGCTGAGGACGTTCTCTAGAACGAGGGCCCAGAAGCTAGAAGCCTAGGATGGGATGTCAGTCTGGGGCCCTCCGCCCCTGATCTGTGAGTCAGGAGGCCCCACAGACATCATTTCCTGTTCTCCTCGTTAGAGCCAGATGACCACATCTCACCTGTGGACACGCTGCCTACGTGTCTCAACAAGGTCATGGGAGTGTAGGCTCCCACAGTACTCTGCTAGAGCACTGTCTTCACTAACTACCTCCTACTGTTGCCTCAAAGCTGGAAGTGGTCTTTGCTAATCCTCAACTCGGTGACTGTTGTGGGTCGAATTGTGTTGTGTCCCTCAAAAAGACATGTCCACATCCTAACCCCTGGTGCCTGTGAATGGGgccttatttggaagtagggttTTTGCAGGTGTAACCAATGTAAGATGAGTTTGCACGGATTACGACGAGCCCTAAAtgcaatgactggtgtccttagaaggagagagaaatttggacacaaacaGCAAGAATATACCCTGGGAGGCTGGAGGTGGAGATCGGCGTGATGTGTCTTCAGACCAAGGAAGGCCGAAGGTCACCAGCTAGGAGAGGCAAGAAAAGATTCTTGAGGCTCCAAACGGACTGTGACCAACACCTCGATTTCAGaattccagcttccagaactgttgCTTTAAGCTCTCCGTTGGTGGCGCTTTCTTATGCCAGCCCCAGGCAACAAATGCAACGACCTTACTTTTACTCTTTGGTAGCGTCATCCCTAGGGAGGGTCATTTGTCTCCTGGAGACGTGCAGAGGGTCTCACTCTGTCCTGTTCACACGAAGAATTCATACAAAGTTGGGGTTCAAGTGCATCCACAACAAGCCAGGGTCTCTGAGGTGCTGTGAGCACCACCTGGGATGCTCTCCTTCGACAGCTGGATCCCATAGAAGTATATCTGAGGGCCTGGACCCTCAGAGACCTCCCTTCTCGGGGTGATGGAGCTGGAGTCTGAGCCTCCACCCTTAGGCTTCTGACTGGGATGGAGCCTGCAAAGGGGAAGATAGGCCTGTTAGGAGAAGGCATCAGACAGTCCCCTGCTCCTTCTTCCACCCCGAGCCCATCCACAAACCCCAGAAAGCACAGTTCCCAACAGTTCTgcaaggaccccccccccccgagtcttCCGGAGGGAACCCCCAGGGGGCTCAGGGGCGTGGTAGTCCAAGCTCTTCTGTCAagagtgtgtgtggaggggtgaggGGTCATCAGTGAGGTTTGGGGACAACTCACCACCAACCACATGGACGTACAGAGAATAGTCCCCATTTTGCTTATTCACTCACGCGCTGACGGACACGTGGGCGGCTCTCGCCTCTCAGGTATTGTGAACAACGCCGCTTTGAACCTGGGTGTGCAAATATCCCTTCGAGACCCCGCTTTCAATTATTTCGGGCATAGATCCAGAAGCGGGATTGCTCGATCGTACGGTAACTCTGtgttaaattattttaggaaCCGCCATGCTGTCTCCCACGGTCGCTGAAGCATTCTACGTTCGCACCCATGGTGCCCGGGGTATCTCCCATGCTCACCAACACTTCTGAGTTTCTTCTTTGGTGGTTGCCATCCTAACGGGCGTGaggtggtcttgatttgcatttccttagcgACCAGTGATAtgaagcatcttttcacgtgtggctcattcactttttctctctgttattATTAACACATTTCTCTGACAGCGTAGGTCTAGCTTCTGTATACTTAACATGAGCAAGCCTCCTGTATGTGATCTGTTCCCCTTTCTGCCACCACCTCCTCACCCCTGCGAAGACCCGTGTGCCCTGCTCAATCTCGCTGACTCTGCACAGGAAGCTGCCCGCCGTGCGAACGCCCTCCTCGCCCTGCCTGAACTCTGACCCTCACGATGAACCGCCACCGGGGATGCCTGCACTGCTCAGTCCCGCCAAATGGCTTCAGGACTGAAATGTctcaagagggagggaagagggacaggaagaagaagaaggaagaaaaatatctttggTGGGGTGTTTTGTTGATGAACGAAgttctaaattgttttttaaacattttattttgaaattattagaGACTCCcaggaagttgcaaaaaataGTACAAAAGGTCCTGTGTGAACTTTGTCCCACTTTccccagtggtaacatcttaCACACACATAATTCAATATCGAAAGCAGGaaactggggggcctgggtggctcagttgcttaagcgtccgactcttgatttcggctcagggtgatgatctcacggtttgtgatttccagccctgcgtcgggctctgtgctgacagcttgggactctctctctctcaaaattaataaataaaacatggggaaaaaagtaatttctaaaaaataaaaagcagcctGCCAGGTCGGCGAACACCTGGAGGTGTGGAGAGAAGGCACGGAACCCCCACGTCCTTTCCACGTACCTGGCATCTCTCCCGTGAGCCATATCCCTTTGGCCCCAAATCTGTGCTCTGGTAAGTGAaatgctttcctgagttctgggaGCTGCTCTATTGAGCATGCTAATCAAACCCAGGGAGGGGGTCTCAGGAACCTCTGATCTATATAGCAGATGGTCAGAAGCCCGTGACCGCCTGGATCCGAAATCGGCctccgggaggggcggggctttCCCGTGGGGCCTGGCCCTCCACTCTGGGCTGTGACTGTCTCCAGGTAGCCAGCATCAGAATGGACTTGAACTGGGGGACTCCAGTGGGTGTCAGGGACTTTTGCTTGGTGGTGTGGGGGAACCCTCACACTGGAATTGCGTAGAATCCTAATTACTTGTCCTTGTGGAACCCTGGAAAGCACCCAAATCCCAAAGGATCGGTAACACGTTTAAAGATGAATTATGCCGGTGGTTGCCTTGGGCCGGAGGGGGTAAGTGATCGGGGAGGTGACTGCTGGAAGGCACGGGtctctttttggggtgatgaaggCTCCCaaatggattgtggtgatggttgcacaactctgtgaatgtacCATGAACCATTCACGTgcgcactttttttttcttttcttccaacgcccaacgtgaggcttgaactcatgaccccaagatcaagagtcacacactctactgactgagccagccgggcgcccatAACCTGCACACTCTAAATGGGCAGTTGGATGGTAAATGAAGGGCATCTCAATAAAGCCATGACCACATTTTTTGCTGGAATTGAATAGAAACGACTTCAAACAGGACATGGTCACAGCACAGTGAtgacagtcaatgatactgtatcATAAAAGTTCACAGTTGTTAGGAAACCAGATCTACTTGTCCCCACCGCACGCACGCATGGACATACACACCGTTGCACAGACACGATGTTGTCTGTAGgcacatttcaataaaaaaaaaaatttgaaggggtgtctgggtggctcggtcctttgggagcctttttttttttttttaaacgtttatttatttttgcaagagagaacgctagttggggaggggcagagagagagggagacacgaatctgaagcaggctccaggctctgagctgtcagcacagagcctgatgcggggctcgagctcaccaaccgcgagatcatggcctgagctgaagtcggacacttaaccgactgagccacccgggtgccccggaagcccaactcttgatctcggctcaggtcatgatctcatgcagtttgggagttcgagccccgagttggactctgtcctgacagcacggagtctgcttgggattctctctctctctctctctctctctctctctctctctctctctgcctcgcccctgctcatgctctctctctcaaaataaacatttaaaacatttttgaagataCTCTTTAGAGATAGAGGCGGGAAATTTCCCTCCTCAGCACTTTCCACAGGGGCGGGAGATTGTTCTGGGGGTGctgtaatggggggggggcagagagagggtctTCACTTTACCTCCGTGCTCTGACGGCTGACAGAGCACCCAGGACCTGGGCAGCGTGACCGTGACCCACAAGTAGGCCTGAGGCAGGGGCTTAAGGGAGGTACCACAGACCCACAGGCCTCTGAGGCTGGGAAGGGCCAGTCACAGCCCCCAGATCACTCGCCCCTGACCGGGTTGCCCCCCAGCATGCATGACTTATCTGGCAGGGGGTGAGTGGGGACCCTGGCCTGAAGGTGGGGCAGATTGGAAAAATAGGGCTGGGCCCAGAGAACACAAaaatgctgtttcgaagggacacgtgcacccccatgtttatagcagcactatcgacaatagccgaagtatggaaagagcccaaatgtccatcgatggatgaacggataaagaagatgtggtgtctatatacaatggattattactcagcgatcaaaaagaatgaagtcttgccatttgcaactacgtggatggaaccggagggtatgaTGCTTAGCGAAatacgtcagagaaagacaaaaagcataggacttcactcataggaggactttaaagATACGAGCAAAGGgcggaaaaagaaacaaatgaagaagcaGACTCCTAACTACATTaagagaacacactggtggtcaccaggggtggggggatggggcaaACAGGTGACGGGGATTAACGCGTGCACCTGCGAGGAGCACCAGGTGCTGTGTGGGAGTGTGGAACGACTATATCGCACACTGGAAACCAATACCGCACTGTAggtaaccaactggaatttaaatagaaacttcaggggcgcctgggtggctcagtcagttgagcgtctgacttcggttcaggtcatggtcttgctctgggagttcgagccccgcgtcaggctctgggctgacggctcggagcctggagcctgcttcagattctgtgtctccctttctctctgaccctcccccattcatgctctgtctctgtctcaaaaataaataaacattaaaaataaataaataaaaacttaaaacagggAGGGGCTCTGGGGGTCCCCCAAAGCACAGCGTGGATGTAGAAGTCTCCCCACTGCTGTAAGAGTCCCTCAACGCGCAACGGAGAGCACACGCTTCATTGACATAACACGCGTCGCACGTGCTGGCGTTGGAGGTCACTCCCTGGGGTGTCCTTCTTTGACCTCGTGAGGCTCCTCCCCCAGGTGTCACCTGGGTCTGGAACTCCCCGAGGGGCGGACCGGGCCGGACGCACTTTGACCCTGGCGCACTTTGACTGGGGGAATTCCACGTCTCATAAGCCCAGGCACCAGGCCCGCGTGAGGTTAGCATCACTACATCGGACCCCTAAAAATGTGTCATGCGGGCTCCACCTCACGGTGACAGTTTTTACCCCAAGaatgataattaaaaagaaagattcagtgcacaacactgtgaatgtatttaatgtcacTGAATCGTACATTCAAAAACGGTTAAGATGGTATGTTTGTTAacgaaagaagaagagaaaggaccgTTTGTTGTCATTGTGGGCAGCCCTCCCCCGGTGCCCCTCCCCAAATACTAGAGATGGCGCCATCCCAGCGGGCACTTCACTCCTGGACACAAACTagggccagagggaagggggcaggtgGACGTGGGAGGCAGGTGGCAGGCAGGCGGGTCCCCCCGACGCGGGTGTGGTTGAGGGGTCTGGCATCCAGAATCAGGCCAGAGGGAAGGCGGCAGGAACTTGGTGGTACGGGGGATTCTCAAGTGTCTCTGGGTGGACCGGCCCCTGCAGACAGGAGTCCAGGAGCCTGGCTGCTGTCCCCCAGGGGTTTCTCTGGCCAGGCCAGTCAGTCTGGAGGCCCAGGGCCtcgcgggaggggagggggccgatACCTGCTCGTGCGAGCCGTGGTCAGCGGGACTTGAGCCTGGGGCTCTGGAAGGCGGACAGGGCAATGAGGAGCTGGGCGGCATAGTAGGTGGTCATGACCACCAGGCGGGCGTGGGGCAGGGACTGCAGGAAGGCGTCCCAGGCCAGCACCGAATCCGAGAGTGTGAAGAGCAGGGCCCCCCAGCGGGCGCTCCCGCCCCTGGCCAGGCCACGCCACAGCATGGACGCCAGGACCAGGGAGTAGGTCACCAACATGGGGACCGTGCCAGGGGGGAGGTGCAGCAGCACGAGGCCGTTGTACAGGAAGAAGGCCGGGACGATGGGCAGCAGGAGGCCCGGCCGCAGGGGAGTGAGGCCGAGGGCCCAGAGGTAGAGCAGGTGAGCCACGGTGAAGGCCGTCACGCCTGGAGGAGAcagggggggtggtgcctggtgGGCCCGCTTCCCCACGCGGCCACCttgaagtgcagagcctgagggaAGGCCCACCCCAGGTGCCAGCATCCACCCTGGCCCCAGCACCCGTCTGCTGGGGTTACGGTACCCGCCTCCCCGGTGCAGGTCTCCCTTCTCCCCGAGCACCAGAGCGACCTTAAAACACGCTGCATTCCATCCTCACTCCGCTTAGAACTGTCCGCTGACTCCCCACCTTGCTCTGCTCCCCACTCGGCCCCGCCTGCCCACCCACCCGTTTCGACTCACCAGCAGCTTCCCACCCCGGGGCCTTTACACTCGCTGGTCCCTCTGGCCCATCGTTCCTCAGATGGCTCCTGCACCCTCTTCAAGACATTACCTTCTTGGTGAGGCCGTCCTGGACCAGCCAAGGCTGCAACACGTGCGGCCCCTCTTTGTTTCCCTCCACACAACGCACACCTCCTCAGGGAACGCTGCCCGGCCCCCTCGGGGGAACGAGAGCTCCGCGAGGGCAGGGGCCTGCGCCCGTGGGCTCACCATAGAGGAAGGCCTCAGGCCAGATGAGGCAGGCGTCCCCCACGGCAGAGCACAGGAGGGCCCCCTGCAGGAGCGCCCTGTAGCCCCGGTCCGAGCGCGCCGCCCGCAGGAACACCGCCAGGCACAGGACGGGCAGGCACTTGACAAGGGCACTGATCCAGGACGGCTGGTCTTCAGGGATCCAGAGGAGGAAGTAGATGGCACAGGTGAGAAGGAACGGGCTCAGCCCCCTGCACAggtgcagctgctttgggggACAAGGGCGTCACTGAGCCCAACCCGGGCCGGGGCTCGGATGTGGGGGCtttccactctgcccctccctccccgccccgaaCCCAGCCGCACTGTTGTGGGGGCTGCTCAGGGACCGGGACGTCCCACCTCACAGATCCCAGCCTCCCCGGGAGGGCCAGGACCCCCCAGTTCCTCCACGCTGCTCAGGTCCCCTGGTGCCCAGGCCAgaccccctcccacacccaccaTCTCTCACTTGGACTGAGAAGCAAGGCTTTTGGGACAGACCCTCTTCCCAGGTGTCCATGTCGGCCTATGACCCCCCCCAGACTGGTGCGTATGTGGGCACAGGTGgctttgggggtggaggggacagcGTGTGGTTACACATTAACCCGAGGAGCGTCCTGTGGACTCTGGGACTGGTAACAGGGCTCAGGGAGATGCTTCCCCCACCCTGGGGATGGCCCCACCTGGCACCGCCGATAAGGTGCTGGTCAGGACCCGGgggtccctcctcccccacagcaCCCTGTCCTCACCCGCTAGACCTGCCTTCTGCGCACCCCCCTACctgcctcctccccgcccccggcccgaGTGTGGTCGTTAAGTGCCCTTCACATCCTCCCCATGCCCAACCAGTCAGGAAGCACAGGGCAGGATTCCAACACCCTCCCCTATGCCCAGGACTCCCTGCGCCTCAGCAGGGGAGTGGAGCCCCATCACCCTGGCTCGGGAGGCAGGACCACCTTGGATGGAAACTCCCTCTGCACCTGCCCACCCAGTGTCCCCCAAAAGACTGCCTGGGGGTCCCCCCTGTACTCTGGCCTCCCTGCCACACGCGGTCCTCAGCTCCCGCTCAGGACCCCGAAGCCCTCCCCGTGCCCTGGACGGCCCCCACGCCAGCCTCCTTGCACCCTCCTGAAGGAGCGAACGCCAGTGTCGGGTTGGGCAAGGTCATCACTGCTGAGCTGGTCTGCAGCTTTGGAAGTCATCGGAACAAAGGCTCCTGTGCACATCAGCAAGTGCACCTGGCCTGTCCCTCACTTCTACTTCAGAAGGCACGAACTACTAGGTGCCCTCCTATCTTGGTTGGCTGGCCACCTCGGACGCCCTCTGCTCCACTGCAGGAGCTGAGGCTCAGGGGCTTCTGCAAGGTCACCCAGCCGTGTCGCTCCCCTGCCCACCGCTGCCAAGGCCAGGGATAGACCTGCCACCTGTGTGTGGAGCCAGGAGCCGGGACACACAGAGACCCCAGGACAGGGGACCTTGTGGGGACCAGGTCCCAgacagggctgggcagggctctgcccctctgccccaggcatTCCTCCTGCGCTGAGCCCGAGTGACCCCACCCTCTGCAGAGCAAGGAGGTCCAGGAGCCTAACTGCGCTCTGAGGGCCACACCTGGGGTCGCGAGGCCACAGTGCAAGGACAGCTCAGGCTGCCCCTCCCCGAGTCCCAGAACTCAAGGTCTCAGTGGGAAtcttaaactgtatttatttatttatatttgcaatATGAAATAGAAGCTGGGCACGAACACACGCACACTCAcgccagcctggggagggggagctgggACAAGGTCACTTGGCAGCTGGGCTGGACCCCAGACCCTCGGGCATGGGAAGGGGACCCCAGCCAGACCCCTGCCGACCCCCCGCCCCGGGGTCCATGGGAGGTGCGGAAGTCTCAGTGAGTGCATCAGGGCCCCACAGGAATGTCCCCAAAGAGACCCCCTCGGATGGGGACTGCCAGCTCCTACAGAGGCAGCAGGGCCGGGCAGGGGTCCTCTAGCCCCCAGCCCGGGTCAAAGTGCAGGGTCCAGGGCAAGGGTCTGGGCAAAGGCACGGCCCCCACTCGGGCCCTCCCCCGAGGCGGACCTGAGCCGAGTGTGGGTGTGGGCATCTGCACCGGAGGCTGGGGgcgtggtggtggtggggcaATGTCCTCAGGATGGGATGAAGGTCCAACCCGCTGTCCCGCCCGCCTGGCCTCCTCCTGGctctccacccacccactctctctatataatatataatataggtctctctctctctcctttctctctactcGACTCTGTATCTTTATTCTAGGAGACAAAACTCcataatttcttttctcagtgCAAATGGGGGTGGGTAGGGGCCTGTCTCCCTGGCACCAGGCTCCTGGGAGTCCAGAGGAGAGAACGTGGGGgcagatggtggggagggggtgatgggGCAACAGGGCCATCGTGGGAcccgccctgcccccacttgGGCCGGGTCCACGTGGAGTATGGAGAATTCAGCCGCCACCACCAGGACCAGGCAGTTACCTGGGAACCAAGAGGGAGACCCAGGTGAGCAgcccgctgcccccacccccgcagccccCCGCCTGCCCACCCCCGGCCCAGCTGCTCCCCAGCCAGCCCTCACCACTCACTGGGAGCCCAGGGATGCTGGCCCTCCCGGGGCAGAGCCGCTGGACATCGGAGGTGGTGTAAGGGCCTGGGCACTGTCAGAGGAGACAGATGTAGGAAGGTCAGTGCCTCCCCCACGTGACCCCGGCTGCCCTGGGAGGCCGCACCACACTCACCTCTGGCTTTGGGGGAGCCCTGAGGGCTCTGGGCTCTTCTCCCCCTCTGTGGTCTGGGGGTGCTGGCAGGCCGCGGGGGCTGGGACGGAGGTAGCAGGGTCTCTGGTTGCACTGTGTGTAGAGGGCGGATCATCAGTGGGGCTCCCATCACCAATACCCTGTGGACCCTCCCACCCCTAAGAGGTGCACAGCCCAGGGTGGACCCTCCCATCAGAGACCCCTGGGAGCCACCAGGCAGGAGAAGATCCAGATAGCTCTGCACACCGCCTGCCTGCTTCTGGGAGCCTTCccagccctggggccctgggctccAGGGTCCTCTGTGGCATCCACACGTGGGCGCAGGCACAGCAGCGGACCCTCAGTCGCCACAAGGCCCCGAGGCAGCAGTGCAGACCTGGGGGGTCCTCTGAGGGCCATTTGGAGCAACTCCAGGGCAGGACCAACCTAGGGGCCAGGCTCCACCTGTCTCCCGAGCCGCTCACCTGTTCAAGGAGCTGGGAGTGGAGCGTGTCCCTCTGAGGGTGGCCTGGAGGTCCCCGAAGCTGACCAAGGCCTGGCAGGGGGCTGTGCGGAGAGAGGCCAGGAGACCTGAGCTCAGCGAGGTCGGGCATGGGCAAGGCCAGGGGACAACGGGGTGGGCGGTGGGGCTGGGCAGGCGACACTCACCCGAGGGCTCCGCTACTGTGCTGCCGTCTGTGGCTTCCTGAGGTGCTGAGGGGGACGCGGGGTCCTGAGACCTGGGGGGAGGGCAAGGTTGGGGAGCAGCTCAAGGGCCAGCTGGAGTCAGCGCTCCAGCCCAGGGGCCCAGGGACTGGGTACCCGCTGCGGCCTTACCTGAGCTGCAGGGCGGAGAGGTCCCGGGGAGCGCCGAGGGGCCCCTGTGGGGCAAGGAGACCAGAGCTCGGCTCCTTCTCCCCAGGGTCTCGGGAGCCGGTCGGGGTGTCTGTAGGCACTGGGTCAAAGGTGGCTGGCCAgctggggcctgggcagggggagggaggagggaggggtgagcaTGGCAGGCGGACACCCCACGTGCGCCCCGGCATGCCCCACCCTGCGTGTCGTGTTCACCCACCtggaggctgggggccagggccGGGGTGACAGGGGGGCCCGGTCCTCCCACCGGCTGCTCGGCTGTCACCATCATCCTCGTCCTCCTCGTCGTCCTCATCCTCACTGTCTGTGCTGCCTCCACTCCTGCCCAGAAACCACTGGTCAGCGGCTATGCTGAGACACAGCCAGGTGTCCTGACTACCCGGGGACGACAGAAGGGATGGACGAGTGGGGGCGGCAGGGAAGCCACAGCACAGGCAGGTCAGGGCCTTCCGGGGCCCATGGGGTGAGAAGATGCCAAAGCCCATCCTTAACGTGAacagcctccccgcccccacccctgaccTGACACTCTCCCTCCAACCACACACTCGGAGCGGCTGCTCCAAAACTGCGCTCTAAGTATCGACTGACACACGACCCCAGCCCGGGGGACAGCCCGACTGGCCTATGTGTCGCCAACTGGGGAATGGTTAAGAAATGACATGGCTCCTAAGATGCCCAATGCACCATGGTGTGAATGGTTACCGACTGGAAAGGGACCCATCTGCACGCAGCTCAGAGTAAACGCAGACGTTCAGcaaagagagagcagaagggagCTTCCagagtcgggggcgggggggggggggcagcagcgCGTCTCCTAAACCCACAAGGACCATCACACAAGGTGGAGGAAGCCCAGATGCTCCCCAAGGCCAGGAGCAAGACCGGGGCTGCTCTCCACTTCTGCTCAGGACCATACTAGAGGCCAAGGAGGCAAAACAACGAATTAAGAGGCATCCGGATCAGAAAAGGAGTAAAGCTCTAACTGCAGATGACGTGACTGTGTTCAGACGACCCCAAGGAATCCGCTAAGACTGTTAGAGCGAGCGCCGCAGAACACAACGTCGACGTACAAAAATCCACTCTATTTCTGTACGCTTGCGACAATCTCAAAATTCCACTTAGGTAACATATGTAGGGATAAATTTAACACAGGAAGCATGAAACTTATACCctacaaaagacccaaatagaaAAAAGACGTTCCGTGTTCACGGACTGGAGGATGGGATGGGGCTCGCAGGGCACAACCTGAGCTGACCTACAGGTTCCAGACGGGCCCTCTCAACCCTGGCTGGCTTCAGTTGTTGAAATTAACAAGCTGATGCTAAAATTCACACCGAATCCCAAGGGACCCTGAATAGGCCACACAGTCTTGAAATACAACCACAAACTTGCAGTCCTCAcgcttcttgatttcaaaacttaatacaacacgacagtaatcaaaacagggatggggcgcctgggtgactcagtcagttgagg
The Lynx canadensis isolate LIC74 chromosome E2, mLynCan4.pri.v2, whole genome shotgun sequence genome window above contains:
- the TMEM86B gene encoding lysoplasmalogenase isoform X2, which produces MDTWEEGLSQKPCFSVQLHLCRGLSPFLLTCAIYFLLWIPEDQPSWISALVKCLPVLCLAVFLRAARSDRGYRALLQGALLCSAVGDACLIWPEAFLYGVTAFTVAHLLYLWALGLTPLRPGLLLPIVPAFFLYNGLVLLHLPPGTVPMLVTYSLVLASMLWRGLARGGSARWGALLFTLSDSVLAWDAFLQSLPHARLVVMTTYYAAQLLIALSAFQSPRLKSR
- the TMEM86B gene encoding lysoplasmalogenase isoform X1; protein product: MDTWEEGLSQKPCFSVQQLHLCRGLSPFLLTCAIYFLLWIPEDQPSWISALVKCLPVLCLAVFLRAARSDRGYRALLQGALLCSAVGDACLIWPEAFLYGVTAFTVAHLLYLWALGLTPLRPGLLLPIVPAFFLYNGLVLLHLPPGTVPMLVTYSLVLASMLWRGLARGGSARWGALLFTLSDSVLAWDAFLQSLPHARLVVMTTYYAAQLLIALSAFQSPRLKSR
- the TMEM86B gene encoding lysoplasmalogenase isoform X4 → MLHLCRGLSPFLLTCAIYFLLWIPEDQPSWISALVKCLPVLCLAVFLRAARSDRGYRALLQGALLCSAVGDACLIWPEAFLYGVTAFTVAHLLYLWALGLTPLRPGLLLPIVPAFFLYNGLVLLHLPPGTVPMLVTYSLVLASMLWRGLARGGSARWGALLFTLSDSVLAWDAFLQSLPHARLVVMTTYYAAQLLIALSAFQSPRLKSR
- the TMEM86B gene encoding lysoplasmalogenase isoform X3; protein product: MQLHLCRGLSPFLLTCAIYFLLWIPEDQPSWISALVKCLPVLCLAVFLRAARSDRGYRALLQGALLCSAVGDACLIWPEAFLYGVTAFTVAHLLYLWALGLTPLRPGLLLPIVPAFFLYNGLVLLHLPPGTVPMLVTYSLVLASMLWRGLARGGSARWGALLFTLSDSVLAWDAFLQSLPHARLVVMTTYYAAQLLIALSAFQSPRLKSR